The Desulfobaccales bacterium sequence GGCGTTTTTGTTGGCTGCGCTGCTGCTGGGCGGGAAGCGCAAATAGGCCGGCAGGAAAAAATCGTTGCTCAGGGCCCCATAGCCGTAATAACTGCCCTCCAGCCCGAAGCCCAGGCGCACTTTGCCCAGGGTCTGGCGGGTCTTGATATTCCAGCCCCAGGTGTCTTCGTCCAGGCTGTGGCGTTCCAAGATGAGGAGGTCGGGATGGTTGAGGGCATAGAACTTGTCCCGCCGGAAGGTCTGGAAATAAAACAGGTGGGCCTCCACTTCGCCCCGCCAAAGCTTCTGCTTCACCCCCAGGTCCAGGTCGAAGCGCCGCCGGTTGACATAGCTGCTGTCGCCGTAATCAAAGCCTGGTCCGCCGCCCGGGCCAGGTTTGAAGCCCCAAAAGGGCACCCCCGGCCCGAAGAGGATGTCGCCGTCGCTTTGCGGCTCATTGGGCCGGAAAAAGGGGAGTGACGGCCGGTTGGCCACAATCATCCCCGTTTCCTGGGCGCTGTAGCGTGCTTTGAGGGTGATGCTCATGTCCCAGGGAAACTTATAGGTGAAACTGCCCATATAATTATGGGCCGGATCGATGAAGTTGTTGCGCAGGTAGCCGGAACTTTTGGCAAAACTGGCGGCCAGGGCATACTCCACCGGGCCGTAGCCGCCGGTGTGGGCCAGCCGGTAGTTTTGGGTGTCCCAGCTGCCGTAGCTGGCATCCAGGGCCAATTTGGGCTCCTTGCTGCCGGTGGCCGTGGTGATCTTGATGATGCCGCCCAGGGTGTTGCCGTACTCCGCCGATTGGGCGCCCCGGATGATCTCCACCCGCTCGATGCCGGCCAGGGACAGGGTGGACCAGTCCACGAAATAGCCGCCAAAGACTCCGGAACCCTTGAGGGAGCGCCCGTCCAGATAGACCTGGTAACGGGATTCATCCAGGCCGCGGATCTGCACCTGGCGGTTCTTTTCCCCCAAAAGCGAGCGGCGGGTGAGGTCAATGCCGCTTTGTTCCTCAAAGAAGCCCGGCAGGTTCTGGGCCGGTCCGGTGGCCAGGTCCTTGGAGGTGAGCACCGATCCGGTGGGACCGGTGGCAGGGGCGCCCACCACCTCCAGGGGCGGCAGTTTCTCCGGTTCCGTCTGGGCGGCGGCTCTCTTATCTTCTCCGGTGGCCGCCACCTCTGCTCCGGCGGGCGCCGCCGCGGCCACCAGCATGAACACCAGCCCCAGATACACTTTGAACCTGCTGTTTCCCCACCCTTTCATGAATTTCTCCTCTTCTCCCACGGGACTTTTGACATCCGGCCCCATCTCGGGTAGAAGGGGAGATGGGACCGCGTCCTCGCCGAGGCGGTCTTAAGGGAGGGCGGCTTGCTTCCGGGCCAGGGACGGGCTGCCCTTCCTTTGCCTCACGGGCCAAGGCAATAAAAAAAGCCACGCCGGCGCCACCTCCAGGTGGCCAAGCCTTCGTGGCTCGTGTGTCAATCGGTTGCCGAACTGCCGGGACCGGGGTTCCAACCCCTGATTTCCCACAATTCATATTCCCTTCCGCCTGGTGCTGTCAAGTCTTTTATCCCCCCATCCAAAGCGGGGTCATTGCAGTTTCTCCTACCGGCAGGGCCAGCTCCGGGTGCATTCTGTTCCCAGCCCGGCAGGGGGGAACTGACGGTAGCCCCGATCATGCTGTCGGCCTGAATCTGGCACGCATTCTGCTTGGCAGAGGGGAGGGACTCCCGCAATTTTCACACGATGCCGGAGAGGGACGGGCTTTGCCCTTTTCACCACAACCTCCGGGGGTTTGATCATGGTCGCCGTGCCGGTGTTGCGCTCCCGGGTGGCGCCGGTGCTGGACTGGTGTTCCCGCTACCTGATTTTCCCGGCTGCACCCTCTGCGGGGGAGGTGAGTCAGGAACTGGCCCTGCCTCACCTGGAAGCCGGTCAGCGTTTGCAGAGGTTGCGGGAGCGGGGGGTCAGGGTCCTGATCTGCGGGGCGCTGAGTTCTGGTCTGCTTTGCCGGGCCCGGGAGCTTGGGCTTGCCGTGGTGTGCGGGGTGGCGGGGGAGGTGCAAGACGTGATCCATTCTTACTGGCAGAACACCCTGGATCAGCCGCGGTTTCGGCTCCCGGGCTGCAAAGGGGCACGCCGCTCCCGCCGGGGCTGGCGTGGCGGCCGTCGCGGCTTTGACGCCGCTCAGATCAAAGTCGGGGGTGGCTTCGGCAGAAACCAGCCTCTCCCGGCGACGGCACCGGGATCGGAGGGCTGGTGCCGGTGTCCGGACTGCGGCGTTATGCTTTCTCCTAAGCCGGGGGTCCCCTGCCTGCCGGGGAGATGCCCTCACTGTGGCCACAGTCTCACGCCGCTCCGGGAGGGCTGAGGAAATATGGTCATCTGTGTGGCCAGCGGCAAAGGGGGCACCGGCAAGACCACCATCGCCACCAACCTGGCAGTGGCCCTGGAGCAGCCGGTGCATCTGGTGGATTGCGACGTGGAGGAACCCAACGCCCACCTCTTTTTGCGGCCTCACCTCACTGACAGCCAGGAGGTCCAGGTGGAGGTGCCGGAGATAGACCTCTCCCGCTGCACTTTCTGCGGTGCCTGCCAGGAGATCTGTCAGTTCAACGCCCTCGCCATCCTCCCGGACACGGCCCTCACCTTCCCGGAGCTGTGCCATAGCTGCGGCGGCTGTTTTCTCATCTGCCCGGCCGACGCCGTCAGGGCCGCCCAGCGCCTGGTGGGGGTGGTAGAAAAGGGGTACCGGGGCCAGGTGAGCTTCACCCATGGCCGCCTCCGGGTAGGGGAAGCCCTGGCCCCGCCCCTCATCCGCCGGGTGAAACGGGAGGCGTCCTCGGAGGGCCTGGTCATCATTGACGCCCCGCCCGGGACCTCCTGTCCGGTGGTGACGACCCTCTGGGGGGCGGATTATGCCCTGCTGGTGACCGAGCCCACCCCCTTCGGCCTCCATGACCTGGAGCTGGCGGTGGGGGTTACCCGGGAGCTGGATCTCCCCTGCGGCCTGGTCATCAACCGGGCCGACCTGGGGGACAGCCGGGTGCATGATTATGCCGCCCGGGAGAACCTGCCGATTTTGCTGGAAATTCCCTTTGACCGGGAGGCGGCCGCCGCCTCGGCCCAGGGGAGGCTGCTGGTGGAGGCCCTCCCCGAGTGGCGCGCCTTGATGCTCGACTTGTACGCCAAGCTGACTGCAGACCTGCGTCGGCGGCACTCCGGGCAGGGCTAGGAGGAGGGCCATGGCGGAGATCCGGGAGCTGGTGGTGCTAAGCGGCAAGGGGGGCACCGGCAAGACCAGCCTGGTGGGGGCCCTGGCGGCCCTGATGCCGGACAAGGTGCTCTGCGATGCGGACGTGGATGCCGCGGATCTGCACCTCCTGCTTGGCCCCACCATCCGGGAACGACACGATTTTTATGCGGGTCACAAGGCCAGGATCGACCCCGCCCGCTGTGTCAGATGCGGCGACTGCCTGGCCTGGTGCCGTTTCGGGGCCATCAGCGAGTCCCTGATCATCCACCCCTGGCTGTGCGAGGGCTGCGGCGTCTGCTGGCGCCTGTGTCCGGCACAGGCAGTGGATTTCCCTGACCATCTCTGCGGAGAATGGTATATCTCCGACACCCGCTTTGGGCCGATGGTGCACGCCCGCCTGGGGATTGCGGAAGAAAACTCCGGCAAGCTGGTGGCCCTGATCCGGCGGCAGGCCCGGGAGCTGGCGGGCAAGCTGGGCCTGTCCTGGATCCTCACCGACGGCCCCCCGGGGATCGGCTGCCCGGTAATCTCCTGCCTAAGCAACACTTCCGCTGTCCTGGTGGTCACCGAGCCCAGCGTGGCCGGGGACCACGACCTCAAGCGGGTGGCCGCCCTGGCGGAGCATTTCGGCCTGCCGGTGTGGGTGCTGGTGAACAAGGCTGATCTGCACTGGCACATGGCCCGGGAAATCGAGCGTTTTTGCCGGGACAAGGGCTACGGGTTTCTGGGATTTCTGCCCTTTGAGCCGGATGTCACCCGGGCCCAGATTGAAGGCAAAACGCTTATGGAATATAATAATCCAAAATTACAAGCACTTCTCTTTGAGGTCTGGGAAAAATTAGACTCCGCTCTCCCAAAAAGGGCTCCCCAAGCGACCTCATACCCGGCCGGGAGGGGGTAAAGAACGCCCCGGCCCCCCACCTCACCCCCCAGGCGGAGATCATCCTGAACAGCATTGCCGACGGCGTCTTCACGGTGGACCTTAACTGGCGGGTCACCTTCTTTAACCAGGCGGCCGAGGAGATCACCGGCATTGCCGCCGTCGACGCCCTGGGACGGCCCTGCTGCGAGGTCTTTCGGGCCAATGTGTGCGAATCGGCCTGCGTGCTGCGGCACACCCTGGCCACCGGCCGGCCGGTGGTGAATCAGGCCATCGCCATCCTGAGGGCCGATGGCAAGGAGATCCCCATCAGCGTCAGCACCGCCTTGCTCCGGGATGAAGAGGGGCGCATCATCGGCGGGGTGGAGACGTTCCGAGATGTGAGCCTGGTGGAGGAACTGCGCCGGGAAATCCACCGGCAATACCGCCTGGGCGACCTCATCTCCAAGGCCCCGGCCATGCAGAAGATCTTCGCCCTGCTGCCGGAGATCGCCCGCTCCGACAGCACGGTGCTCATTGAGGGCGACAGCGGCACCGGCAAGGAGCTGGTGGCCCGGGCGCTGCACACCTTGAGCCGGCGGGCCAAAGGGCCCTTCATTGCCGTCAACTGCGGGGCCCTGCCGGACACCCTCCTGGAGTCGGAACTCTTCGGCCACGTGGCCGGGGCCTTCACCGACGCCCGCCGGGACCGGCTGGGGCGCTTCGCCCTGGCCGACAAAGGCACGCTTTTTCTGGATGAAATCGGCGACATCTCCCCCGCCCTGCAGGTGCGGCTCTTGAGGGTCCTGGAGGACCGCACCTACACCCCCCTGGGGTCCTCCAAGAGCCTCAAGGCCGACGTGCGCATTGTGGCGGCCACCCACAAGGACCTGGCCAAGCTGGTGGAGGAGGGGGCCTTCCGCCGGGATCTTTACTACCGCATCAATGTGGTCAAACTGACCCTGCCCCGGCTGGCGGCGCGCCGGGAGGACATCCCCCTGTTGGCCCAGCATTTCATCGATCGCTTCCATAACCTGACCGGGAAAAAGATCCTGGGTCTAAGTCACGAAGCTTTGGCCATCTTCATGCGCCACGACTGGCCCGGCAACGTCCGGGAACTGGAAAACGCCATCGAACATGCCTTCATTCTCTGCCCCGGCGGCATGATCCAGCCGCAGCACCTGCCGGAGCATCTGCAGCCGGCAGCTTCCCCCGGCCCGCCCCTCACCGGCCTGACCCTGGCGGAGATCGAGAAGCGGGCCCTGTGGGAGGCGCTGGAGCGCCACCAGTGGCGGCGCCTGGCCACCGCCCGGGAGCTGGGGATCGACAAAAACACCCTGCGCCGCAAGCTCAGGCGCTTCGGCCTGACTCCGCCTCCTCGGGGAGCTCGGGAATGAGATAACGGATGGGAATGGGCTTTGACGACCAGGCGGCGGCGTACGACCGCTGGTATGCCACTCCCCTGGGGGCACTGGCGGACCGGGTGGAAAAAGAGGCCCTCTTTGCCCTGCTCCCTCCGGTGGCGGGGCTCAGGCTCCTGGAGGTGGGCTGCGGCACCGGCAATATCTCCCTGGCCCTGGCAGCTAAGGGCGCAGAGGTGGTGGGGCTGGATGCTTCCGCCGCCATGCTGGCCCGGGCCCAGGCCAAAGCCAGGGGGACGGGCGTGGCCCTCTCGTTGGTCCGAGGCGCGGCCGGGCAGCTCCCCTTCGCGGCGGAGAGCTTTGACGGGGTGCTCTGTATCCTGGCCCTGGACTTCATGGCCGACCGGGAGGGGGCCCTGCGGGAGATGGTGCGGGTGCTGCGACCGGGCGGCTTTGTGACCGTGGCGGTGCTGAATCTTTACAGTCTGTGGGCCCTCAAGCGCCTCCTCAAGGCGCGCCTCAGGCCCTCCCTCTGGCGAGGGGTCCAGTTCCTTACCCCCGCCGGGCTCAGGCGGCTGCTTGACAGCCTGCCGGAGCTGGGTAGCCTGCGGAGCCGGCAGGCGGTTTATTTTCCCCCCTGGGATCATCCCTCCCTCACCAGGTTCTACCCGGCCCTGGAACGGCTGGGGCAGAGGCTTTGCCTGCCTGGCGCGGCCTTCCTGGCGGCCACGGCCTGGAAAGTGAAGGCCGCCTAAGACTCCCGGCCGGACTGGCGCCGTACTCCGGGTTTGCCTCGTCTGTTTCTCTCCTTGGCGGAATTATCAGGGAACAATATGCACCCAGATCAAATTTATTTGGGTGCATTCGGTTGCCATTGTTTTCGTGGGGCCCCCCGGAATCCGCCCCTCTCCCTTCCTGTAGACTTTGGCATACTCCTTGATGAACAGGGGAGTGAATCCTTGGAGGAATAAATCCGCCCGGACCTCCGTCCGAGCCGCACCGGCGGCAAGGACGGGAGGGGCGGGAGGGGGAGTCGGGGAAAGCATGTCAGAACGACAGGAAATCAGAAGGCTTACCCTGAAAGCGGCCATCCCCCTGGCAGGAGGGGTGTTGTGCCAACATTTCGGTCACTGCGAGATGTTTGCGGTGGTGCAGGTGCAGGAAGGAGAGATCGGGGCCGTGGAGCACAAACTGCCGCCGCCCCATGAACCCGGGGTCCTGCCCCGGTGGCTGGGGGAACTGGGCGTTAACCTCATCATTGCCGGGGGCCTGGGGAGACGGGCCCAGGAGCTCTTCGCCGCGCAGGGCATCACGGTGGTGACCGGGGCGCCGCCTCTGGCACCGGAGACTCTGGTGCAGCAATACCTGACCGGAACCCTCGCAACCGGGCCCAACGTCTGTGACCATTAACGCGCCCCGAACCCTGGGCTATGCCCGGGATTAGCGCTTTAACCTTCTCTCTGGCGGGAGGCGAGGGCTTATCCTTTCACAAGTTTGACAAACCTCCCTCAGGATCTCCTCCCGCCAGGGGGATTTGGAGAGGAAAGCCGGCCCGGGAACTCGAACCCAGCGGGCAAGCAGAGATGGAGGGCAAGAAAGGAGGGAGATGTGAGGATTGCCGTCAGCGTCAGCGCCCCCAGCCTGGACGCCCAGGTGGATCCCCGCTTCGGGCGGGCCCCCTATTTTCTCCTGGTGGATCCGGAGACCTGGGAATGGGAGGCGTTGCCCAACCAGGCCCAGCTCCAGGCGCCCCAGGGGGCCGGGATCCAGGCCGCCGCCATGCTGGCCCGGCACCGGCCGGCCGCGGTGCTAACAGGGCATTGCGGCCCCAAGGCCTTTTATACCCTGAAGGCCGCAGGGGTAGAGGTCATTGTGGGCGTGGCCGGCTCGGTGAGGGAGGCGGTGGCAGGCTATCGGGCCGGCAAATACGCCCCGGCCAAGGAGCCGGATGTGACCGCGCACTGGCGGTGATCACGGCGGGCGCCAAGCTGGACCCCCGCCAGGCCGCACCCCATCCTGCCCTCTGGACCCAGGAAGAGAGGCACCCATGAAGCTCACCATCGTTTACGATAACGACGCGTGGCAGGCCGGACTGGCGGCCGATTGGGGTTTCGCCTGTCTGGTGGAGGATGAGGGGGTGCGCCTGCTCTTCGACACCGGGGCCGACGGCGCCCTGTTACTACGCAACTTGGAGAGCCTGGGGCTGGAGGCGCAGGGTATCCCGGAGATCTTTCTTTCCCACCCCCACTGGGACCACGTGGGCGGAGTCTCCCAGATCCTGCGGCTCAATCCCGGCGCCACCGTGTATGTGCCCGGCTCCTGGCCCGGCCCCCCTGAAGCCACCAAGGTTATACACCTGCATGGTCCCTGCGCCTTGTCGGAGAGGATGTTTGCCACCGGGGAACTGCCCGGCGGAGAGCAGTCGCTGATCCTCCGGACGGCCCGGGGTCTGGTGGTGCTTTGCGGCTGCGCCCATCCCGGGGTGGGGACGATTCTGGAGAGCTCCTCCCGCTTCGGCCGGGTCTCCGCGGTGGTAGGCGGCCTGCACGGTTTCACCGACCTCGGCCTGCTGGCCGGGTTGGACCTCATCTGCCCCTGCCACTGCACCCAATATAAATCAGAGATACTCAAGCTCTATCCTGAAACCTCCGTGAAGGGCGGGGTGGGCCGGGTATTGGAGCTCTAAGACGCAGTCCGTCGAGGTTTGGCAGGGGAAGAAAGGCCCGGAGGAGGGCCAGCGTAAAGGCAAGCCTGGATATGCGGGGCCTGCCTGAGTAAGGTAAGGACATCCGAGGAGGGATAACAATGCCTGGATATTATGGACCGCGACGTTATGGTTATGGGGCCGGTCCCGGATGGGGCCGGGGGTCTGGTCGAGGCTGGTGCTGGTGGCCCAGGCGCCCCTGGTGTGGGGGCGGGGGCGGCTGGGGGCCGCCTCCCTGGGCGGTCGGCCCTTACGCCCCCGGACCTTGGGCAGGGCCTGTCTATGCTTCCGCCGCCGATGAACTGGCGGACCTGAAAGAGCAGGAAGCCTACCTGAAGCGGGAGCTGGCGGCCGTGCAGAGGCGCCTGACCGAGCTGGAGCAGAAAGGGGGCGTTCCGGAGTCGACGCAGTAACTCTTGGGGCGGAAAAGCCCGCTCCCGTCAGGGCGCCTGAGACCGACACCCCTCCCCGGGAGGGGAAGGACTCTGGCGCCCTGCTTTTGTGTTTCGGACTATCCTGACCCTCCTTCCTGGAGGGAACGGCGGGAGAAAATTGATTGTGATGGCCGGCCGCCTTTACATATAATTTTGACCAAAGTTCAGATTTCTCATCTGCGGCGAGGATCGGCGACGATCCGGAAAGGAGAGAGGATGGCATCTGGTGAAGGGTGCGTGTCTGCGGCCAAAGGCCCCCTTGTCTCTCAGGAATCTTCAGAAAGGCAGACCCCAGTGTCTCAGGAGGAAGTCCACATGACTGCCAAAGTGGGAAAACCGGCCCCGGATTTTGAGGCGACCGCCTATGTGGCTGGGGGTTTCAAGAACCTCAAACTGTCGGATTACCGGGGCAAATGGGTGGTGTTGTGTTTCTATCCCGGGGATTTCACCTTTGTCTGACCCACGGAGTTGACGGCAGTTGCCGTCCGCTATTCGGAGTTTCAGGCGCTGGGGGTGGAATTCCTGGCCATTAGCACGGACAGCCGCTTTTCCCATAAGATCTGGCAGGAAGAGGAACTGGCGAAGATGGTGCCCGGGGGCGTCCCCTACCCCATGCTCTCCGATCCAGGGGGCCGGATCGGTCAGGTGTACGGCGTTTATGATAATGAGGCCGGGGTGGACATCCGGGGCCGCTTCATCATCGATCCGGATGGGGTGATCCAGGCCGCGGAGATTCTCACCCCTCCCGTGGGCCGCAATCCCGCCGAGCTGCTCCGGCAGGTGCAGGCCTTCCAGCATGTGCGGGCCACCGGGGAAGTCTGTCCCTCGGGCTGGCAGCCCGGCAAAAAGACCTTAAAGCCTGGCCCGGAGCTGGTGGGGAAGGTCTACGAAGTCTGGAACCCCAAACAAGACGGGTAGTTCTCCCGCTGCGGCCGTCATCCGGCCGCTTGTGGGCCCCGGCTCCCGCTCTCGTGTGGTAGGTCTGAGGGGCGGGCCGGGGGCTTGCCGGCGACCACGTCGGCAAGGCCCCTGGGAGAGGGGGCCAGGGGGCGGTGGCCCCCTGCCCCCTCTCCCAGGCCCACTCCCCCAACCCCATATGGGGGGTGGGGAGGGGAGTTTGAGGGGAGGGCCGGGGGGCCTGCGGTCCCCCGGCCCTCCCCTCAAGAAACTAAAGCAGGACCGGCAAGCCGCGGCTTCTGAGGTATTCCTTCACCTGGCGGATGCTCAGCAGCCGGAAGTGGAAGACGGAGGCGGCCAGGAGGATCTGGGCCTTGCCTTCCGCCACCGCCTCGTAGAAGTGTTCCAGGGTGCCGGCGCCGCCGGAGGCGATGACCGGCACGGAGACCGCCTCGGCGATGGCCCGGGTGAAGGGGAGGTCGTAGCCCTTTTGGGTGCCATCCCCGTCCATGCTGGTGGGCAAAATCGTGCCGGCGCCCCGGGCCTCGCACTCCTTGGCCCAGGCCACCGCGTCCCGGCCCACGGGCTTGGTGCCCCCGGCCACCACCACCTCAAAGCCCGAGGGCATGGCCGGATTGCGCTTTCCGTCGATGGCGACGGTGAGGCGCTCAGGCCCATAGGCCTTGGCCGCCCGGTCGATGAGCCCGGGGTCCTTCACCGCGGCGCTGTTCATGGAGATCTTGGCGGCCCCGGCGGTGAGCACCAGCTCGATGTCCTCCAGGGAACCGATGCCGCCCCCCACGGTGAGGGGGATGGTAATCCGGGAGGAGACGTTTTTCACCCACTCCAGGCGGGTGGGGCGGTTTTCCAGGGTGGCGGCAATATCCAGCATGGCCAGCTCGTCCGCGCCTTCTTGTTGATAAAAGACGGCGTGCTCCACCGGATCCCCGGCGTCTTTCAGATCCACGAAGTGCACGCCCTTGACCACCCGGCCCTCCTTCATATCCAG is a genomic window containing:
- a CDS encoding (4Fe-4S)-binding protein, which codes for MAEIRELVVLSGKGGTGKTSLVGALAALMPDKVLCDADVDAADLHLLLGPTIRERHDFYAGHKARIDPARCVRCGDCLAWCRFGAISESLIIHPWLCEGCGVCWRLCPAQAVDFPDHLCGEWYISDTRFGPMVHARLGIAEENSGKLVALIRRQARELAGKLGLSWILTDGPPGIGCPVISCLSNTSAVLVVTEPSVAGDHDLKRVAALAEHFGLPVWVLVNKADLHWHMAREIERFCRDKGYGFLGFLPFEPDVTRAQIEGKTLMEYNNPKLQALLFEVWEKLDSALPKRAPQATSYPAGRG
- the hisF gene encoding imidazole glycerol phosphate synthase subunit HisF, producing the protein MEPIKIMPCLDMKEGRVVKGVHFVDLKDAGDPVEHAVFYQQEGADELAMLDIAATLENRPTRLEWVKNVSSRITIPLTVGGGIGSLEDIELVLTAGAAKISMNSAAVKDPGLIDRAAKAYGPERLTVAIDGKRNPAMPSGFEVVVAGGTKPVGRDAVAWAKECEARGAGTILPTSMDGDGTQKGYDLPFTRAIAEAVSVPVIASGGAGTLEHFYEAVAEGKAQILLAASVFHFRLLSIRQVKEYLRSRGLPVLL
- a CDS encoding class I SAM-dependent methyltransferase, whose amino-acid sequence is MGMGFDDQAAAYDRWYATPLGALADRVEKEALFALLPPVAGLRLLEVGCGTGNISLALAAKGAEVVGLDASAAMLARAQAKARGTGVALSLVRGAAGQLPFAAESFDGVLCILALDFMADREGALREMVRVLRPGGFVTVAVLNLYSLWALKRLLKARLRPSLWRGVQFLTPAGLRRLLDSLPELGSLRSRQAVYFPPWDHPSLTRFYPALERLGQRLCLPGAAFLAATAWKVKAA
- the prxU gene encoding thioredoxin-dependent peroxiredoxin (Most members of this family contain a selenocysteine.), translated to MASGEGCVSAAKGPLVSQESSERQTPVSQEEVHMTAKVGKPAPDFEATAYVAGGFKNLKLSDYRGKWVVLCFYPGDFTFVUPTELTAVAVRYSEFQALGVEFLAISTDSRFSHKIWQEEELAKMVPGGVPYPMLSDPGGRIGQVYGVYDNEAGVDIRGRFIIDPDGVIQAAEILTPPVGRNPAELLRQVQAFQHVRATGEVCPSGWQPGKKTLKPGPELVGKVYEVWNPKQDG
- a CDS encoding MBL fold metallo-hydrolase, whose amino-acid sequence is MKLTIVYDNDAWQAGLAADWGFACLVEDEGVRLLFDTGADGALLLRNLESLGLEAQGIPEIFLSHPHWDHVGGVSQILRLNPGATVYVPGSWPGPPEATKVIHLHGPCALSERMFATGELPGGEQSLILRTARGLVVLCGCAHPGVGTILESSSRFGRVSAVVGGLHGFTDLGLLAGLDLICPCHCTQYKSEILKLYPETSVKGGVGRVLEL
- a CDS encoding sigma 54-interacting transcriptional regulator, with the translated sequence MNSIADGVFTVDLNWRVTFFNQAAEEITGIAAVDALGRPCCEVFRANVCESACVLRHTLATGRPVVNQAIAILRADGKEIPISVSTALLRDEEGRIIGGVETFRDVSLVEELRREIHRQYRLGDLISKAPAMQKIFALLPEIARSDSTVLIEGDSGTGKELVARALHTLSRRAKGPFIAVNCGALPDTLLESELFGHVAGAFTDARRDRLGRFALADKGTLFLDEIGDISPALQVRLLRVLEDRTYTPLGSSKSLKADVRIVAATHKDLAKLVEEGAFRRDLYYRINVVKLTLPRLAARREDIPLLAQHFIDRFHNLTGKKILGLSHEALAIFMRHDWPGNVRELENAIEHAFILCPGGMIQPQHLPEHLQPAASPGPPLTGLTLAEIEKRALWEALERHQWRRLATARELGIDKNTLRRKLRRFGLTPPPRGARE
- a CDS encoding TonB-dependent receptor plug domain-containing protein, producing the protein MKGWGNSRFKVYLGLVFMLVAAAAPAGAEVAATGEDKRAAAQTEPEKLPPLEVVGAPATGPTGSVLTSKDLATGPAQNLPGFFEEQSGIDLTRRSLLGEKNRQVQIRGLDESRYQVYLDGRSLKGSGVFGGYFVDWSTLSLAGIERVEIIRGAQSAEYGNTLGGIIKITTATGSKEPKLALDASYGSWDTQNYRLAHTGGYGPVEYALAASFAKSSGYLRNNFIDPAHNYMGSFTYKFPWDMSITLKARYSAQETGMIVANRPSLPFFRPNEPQSDGDILFGPGVPFWGFKPGPGGGPGFDYGDSSYVNRRRFDLDLGVKQKLWRGEVEAHLFYFQTFRRDKFYALNHPDLLILERHSLDEDTWGWNIKTRQTLGKVRLGFGLEGSYYGYGALSNDFFLPAYLRFPPSSSAANKNAQKLHGGFVDALIPLTKWAELYLGLRYDNYDAAANINPAQNVYVQGIRKDYLSPKSTLTFRPTAATDIYVSVNFASRFPTLPEFYWFGAGYQPPNRAQSLSPEFGMQYEAGLTQRLPFGTTLRVRGYYYDINQYIRTVFGFRPSRVVYNIDLVKLRGVEVEAETALPYHLFAFANYTWQQTSTSPDPLGGDVRELTEFPDHKFNVGLKYRAPSGAEGKCYVRLVSKRAEPVVSVVNNRVTDVRLRPMKGFYTVNLEGRYPVANWRGFTGFLYGGVYNLTGEFYEESAGFPMPKQTLYGGVQLRY
- a CDS encoding ATP-binding protein produces the protein MVICVASGKGGTGKTTIATNLAVALEQPVHLVDCDVEEPNAHLFLRPHLTDSQEVQVEVPEIDLSRCTFCGACQEICQFNALAILPDTALTFPELCHSCGGCFLICPADAVRAAQRLVGVVEKGYRGQVSFTHGRLRVGEALAPPLIRRVKREASSEGLVIIDAPPGTSCPVVTTLWGADYALLVTEPTPFGLHDLELAVGVTRELDLPCGLVINRADLGDSRVHDYAARENLPILLEIPFDREAAAASAQGRLLVEALPEWRALMLDLYAKLTADLRRRHSGQG
- a CDS encoding NifB/NifX family molybdenum-iron cluster-binding protein; translation: MRIAVSVSAPSLDAQVDPRFGRAPYFLLVDPETWEWEALPNQAQLQAPQGAGIQAAAMLARHRPAAVLTGHCGPKAFYTLKAAGVEVIVGVAGSVREAVAGYRAGKYAPAKEPDVTAHWR
- a CDS encoding NifB/NifX family molybdenum-iron cluster-binding protein — protein: MSERQEIRRLTLKAAIPLAGGVLCQHFGHCEMFAVVQVQEGEIGAVEHKLPPPHEPGVLPRWLGELGVNLIIAGGLGRRAQELFAAQGITVVTGAPPLAPETLVQQYLTGTLATGPNVCDH